In the Xiphias gladius isolate SHS-SW01 ecotype Sanya breed wild chromosome 7, ASM1685928v1, whole genome shotgun sequence genome, ATGGTCCGaaaccacacacgcacacgcacacacacacacacacacacacacacgcatttctGTCCATTGTCAAAATCTGAGCAACACATACACCTCACTTCATTACACAGTATGctcatttttctccctctcactccgCAGAAGAGAGGCAGTATCGCTGTGAGGACTGTGACCAGCACTTTGAGTCCCGCAATCAGCTGCTGGACCACCAGAAGCAGCCGTGTGGGacgcccccctcctccttccttaaCCCAGGTTTGACTTATTTTTGAAAGTTGGACTATTTTCATGCCATTGTAAACAGTGGGTAGTGAAGAGTGACAAGAAGGATGTGTAGCTGTACTGGAAGAACATGACAATaatgatgtaatgtaaaatgagaTCACAGTAATGCATTGTGGAAAGAAGAGTCTACAAACTGgcataaattgtgttttttttatgcaagCGGAGAGTAAAAGAGGATGACTtgttaaaattttcaaaatccAGAATAGCGGTCGAACCTAATTTTCATCTGAGACAATTGAGCCAAAATGACCACTGCTACACAACAGTTGATGCAGTGAAGGATTTATTCATCCTGCAATATTTGTTCAAACCTCAGGCCTTGATACTGCTAGAGATTCAGTGTAATTTGTATAAGAATGGACCCACAGACTTAGTAATTGACCAGGGACTGCAAAAGTgcaaatcattacattttcccATATCATCTATGTAATGGAATAGATGGCTCCTAAAGACCGCACGACTTTCAAAATGCTTTtacacccaaacacatcattcctatatcatttacatttttaagtttacTTGCAGTCCCTGCAGGCTGtatgaatttttaaatacaTGTGATGTACAAGGTAAACCTAAAGAccataacattttatttgtttgcatggTCTTCCAGTATGGGATACATTTAAACACTCCTCttgctttgcttgttttttctgatgcaTCTAGGGGGGGACAGTGACCTAAAGGCCCAGGAAGCTCAAGACTTGGGAGCCCTCCACATGTCCCATGGTCTACACGAGTGTAAGGAGTGTGACCAGGTCTTCCCTGATGTCCAGAGGTAAGCAAATAGCCGTCACATTCAGTCACATCatttattttgggaaattttttGCCGTTCATTTTTTGCAGACTGTCATCTCCATAGATGCAAGCAAAGAGCTGGTGTTGTCTAACAGccatattatattttttttaaaaaaattctccatcctcattgttgttttattttccatgtttcCTGCAGTCTGGAGGCCCACGTTCTGTCCCACTCTGAGGAGAGGGAATATAAGTGTGACCAGTGCCCCAAGGCATTCAACTGGAAATCAAACCTGATCCGACATCAGATGTCTCATGACAGTGGCAAGCACTACGAATGTGAAAACTGCTCAAAGGTAAAGTGATGACTTTTGAAGGGGCTATTTAATCAATgagcatttttatgtttctgtgtttgtccacatttctgttttcttttttatggcaggtgtttattattttcatgtttgaagAAGCAGATAGTAACTCccccgtgtgtctgtgtgattcCTTCCCCCAGCAGGTGTTCACAGACCCCAGTAACCTGCAGAGGCACATCCGCTCACAGCACGTCGGGGCGCGGGCCCACGCCTGCTCTGACTGCGGCAAGACGTTTGCTACGTCTTCGGGCCTCAAGCAGCATAAGCACATCCACAGCAGTGTCAAGCCCTTCATGTGTAAGTCACTAAGACCCTACCTATGTAAGTCTCCTCAGTACgttataataatcataataataataatgataatcatgaaaataataataacaatatgcTTGTGACTTGCCTTAAATAGAAAAACTGttatgtttttgcaaaaatacatttttatcctTCCTCAGCTCCTTCTCAAGAGTCAGTCATGTAATGTTCTACAGGAATTACACATGGGATTATATAGTAGCTGCGTGTAGAGTGGCAGCACTATTTCTTTTAAGACAAGAGTCATCCAGTTATATCTGCATCAGCAGTCTCACACTGTGCTGATATGGTGATAGCAGCGTTTAAACTAGCATGTAATTTGATTCAGTCCCACTTGGTCTAACCTTACTGTTGCCTCTCACAGTGACCCAGCCTGACCGACTGTTGACGCTACAGCTAACAGACgttttctttctcagtttctttctctcatacacacacactttctgtgtCCGTTTCTCAGTAAATGCTAGCTCCTGCAAGACCCAAACACATTTTGACCTTTCGCACTTTCACCACCTCGCACCACAGATCTCATCTCCTTCCCCTAAAGCATTATGACCTTCACCCTTtgccccttctctctttccctgaccctgcacaccagcacacacacatgcaagctcACAGAAACCTTTCCACAcattctccttctcctcctcaaaaaacacatacacacatatacatgtatacacgTAAGCTGTAGTGACTGCATCTCCACAGCAGACCTCTGACTCCCctatttctcctctctccctctgccacATCCACCATTCCTCACAAATAGCAACCACATGTACAGCCCTCTTCCTTGTGCTCCCTCCGAATAGGAGTCCATTTGCTGTAATCAGCAGAAAATatgcaggtttaaaaacaaCTAATGTGCCGTGTAAAAAAGACAGACCAGCCTAAGACATGATGGGTGCCTGGCAGAAAccatgtgtgtgtccaaagtgtttgtttgtgcgaGAGTTCTTGAAGGACATGTACATGTTTTGGACAGTACTGTACTGTGCACACACgtgattgtgtttgtatgtcagTGCACGCAACGTGTCtaggttgtgtgtgtatgtgtctcagAGCCTCTCTATGAAGCTGGAGCGCTAAGGCCTGCTGGGTTATTAATTCCGAAGCTAAGTCACTCCTTAGCCACCGCTATGCTCTCAGGAATgtgtttataatattttgtttcagtttattaAGAGCTGACGAATACACGCGTGTAGTGAATCAGGTCTCACACTCagtgtgtcctgtgtgtgtgttgttagtCCGTAAATGTCACAACTACATGATTTATGGTGAAGAGCCTTTTCTTGTAGTTTGCTCAGGCCGTGTGACTATACttgtaaagacacacacaaagagtgaGGGATAGAAGCAGCCATACCCACATTGAGTGAACAGTTGTAGCAACTGCATATATTCTATTAGAAATTGTTAATTCTTTGTGTCAATGATACTATTTTTCAGTCTAAATATCTACAACCTAAGTTCAGTTAGATTCACTTTAATCAGCTGAAAAGTATTCTTGTCCAAATTTCTTCATCTGTATTGCTAGACACATGCGCAGCttccagagaagaaaaataacgTGCAAAATCAAAGGAATCAggctctcattttttttccagatgttttcaaaatgttttcaactaCTGTTCTGCAGAGATTGTATCCACCAAAGCCAAGCCACAAATACACTTCGTTTCAATTTAGTTTTCTTGGTCTATTCattaaaattgacttttttataAGATTACATTCACTCTTGGCTTGAACATTTCCATTTGGCTTCCCTCTGGGGTGTTTATTTAAATCTGTTTCAGCAAAACTTTTTCCcgctcttcctctccatctccttaAATTGCCTCTTGTGCACCTTGAGCTTGGAAAGCATCCAAAGTATGCAGAAGTGTAATCACAGTGCAAGCCTAACCACTTCCTTATCCTGGTTTTGAAGATCTAATAACAATGTTAGCGAAAAATCAATCACCAGAGCTGCTTCTAACTGCTTTCTGAAATTATCGgttaatgtcttttttaaacatCCAAAATGCAGCTGATCTGCAAAATATCCTATAGTGTGGGAGGGGGCAACAAATAGGCACATCTTCCCTTTTTCATTAACTGCATTCTTGACTTTTATTAgagcagggagagaaaagagcatGGGAAAACAATAAGTACTTGGCTACCACCCCCCTTCGTAAATTTTAAAGAATCATCCTTTAGTAGTAGATAATGTTGACAGATTAATAATGGCGATAGATAATGTCCAACggtgaggttttgttttgtgactggGTGTCGTCACTGTACGTCTCTCAGGGTCAGACAGAGTGATAGACAGGCATACAGGGGTTGACTGTGGGAAGGTCACTTAGCGCAGGACGACAGGGACCCAGCTATGGGGATAAGGTGAGGGGCTGAGGGGTTGAAGGGAGAGGCCCAGGGGGGGAAGAGGGAAGAGGGGCAGTAGAGGACGTGAGACCTGTCCCTGGGAACCGGACTGCAGGATAGGATTCATTCAACTCTGCTTCCTTCACAAACTTAAAATAGAGCCATTGTACTGCATGCGGCtaagaatgtgtttgtgtgtgtgtgtgtgtgtgtgtgtgtgtgtgtgtgtgtgtgtatctgtatgtcttcatgcctgtgtgtctgtgtgtatgattCAGTTTCACTGtgttatgtgaatattttgtgaatgtgcctgcatgtgtatgtgtgtgtctgcctgtgatTGTTTATGGACTCCCTGGAAGCGTCCCTGGGAGGACAATGGGCCTGGAGATGCCTGGGAATTCAGTTTGATGTTCAGGTGATGAGTGGCAGTAACTGACTCACACCATCAACCACACAGATCCATGTACAATGCCAGGATCTGGACACACCTCTCCTCCTTATTTTGCTGGAAATCTATTGTCAGAGTATTGATGGGAACCCAAGTATATCATTCAAACTGTATTTCCTCTGCCTTAGCTTCAGCCAGTCTGAAGCATGTTAACAAGAGATGTCATATCATGtgatgttattttgtgtgtgtgtgtgtgtgtgtgtgtgtgtgtgtgtgtgtgtgtgtgtgtgtgtgtgtgtgtgtgtgtgtgtgtgtgtgtgtgtgtgtttgtgtgtttgtgtgtgtgtgtgtgtgtgttccatacTGATACATTCTATATCTGTCTCCATGTCCCCACAGGCGAGGTATGCCACAAGTCGTACACTCAGTTCTCTAACCTGTGCCGCCACAAACGCATGCACGCTGACTGCCGCACACAGATCAAATGCAAGGACTGTGGGCAGATGTTCAGCACCACATCCTCCCTCAACAAGCACCGGCGCTTCTGTGAAGGAAAGAACCATTTCACAGCAGGGGGATTGTTTGCCCAGGGTATGCCACTCCCTGGCGCCCCTGGCTTGGACAAATCAGCTCTGGCGATGGGCCACAGCAGTGCTGGACTGGCTGATTACTTTGGGGCCAGTCGCCACCATGGCGGGCTTACCTTCCCTGCTGCCCCAGCATTTCCTTTCAGCTTCCCTGGCCTCTTCCCCTCTGGACTCTACCACCGGCCACCACTCATTCCTGCCACCACCTCTCCTGTCAGACAACCAACCCATGCACCTGTTGCCGGGCCTGGTGCAGAGCTAAGTAAGAGTCCACTGCTGCCCCCAAGCCCTAGCACTCAGGAGTCCAGAGAGCTCCTCAAGGCTCTCCGTAAAGATGGCGGTTCACCTGGCAGTCAAATGCAAGGCTCAGAGCTCCATACTCAGAGCTCCTCATCCTCCGCAAAGAAGCGAAACAAGCAGAGTGACCAGTCTGAGAGCAGCGACCTGGACGATGTCAGCACGCCCAGCGGAAGTGATCTGGAGAGCACATCGGGCTCCGAGCTGGAGAGTGACATGgacagtgagagggagaggggggctgCTCGAGAAAATGGCAAAGGCCCCAAGAGGAAGGCCAGTGAGGGAGGCCCCCAGAGCCCCAGCCTGACAGGCAGCAGTGCTGCTAAAGACTTTCCAGGCCCATCCCTCATCCCAGCCTCACTGGATGAGCACACAGCTGTAACAGGGGCTGTGAATGACTCTATTAAGGCCATTGCCTCCATTGCTGAGAAGTACTTTGGCTCCACAGGGCTGGCTGGCCTGCAGGACAAGAAGGTTGGGTCTCTGCCCTATCCCTCCATGTTCCCACTGCCTTTCTTCCCAGCTTTCTCTCCTCCAGTTTACCCGTTCCCAGACAGGAACCTTAGACCTCCAGGCCTAAAGGGCGAACCACAGTCTCCAGCAGATGACTGTAAGAAGGCCCAGGGCAAATCTTCATCTGAGTCACCATTTGACCTCACCACCAAGCgaaaggaggaaaagtcagCCCCATTCGCTCCCTCCAAACCAGGGGCCTCCCACTCTGTCGGTCAGGATCAGCCACTAGACCTGAGTCTGGGGACCAGGGACCGTGGACGCAATccaagagaggaagagacaaagaagaaCCGGGGTtatgaagaggagaagggagtAGTGGAGATTCCAAAAGCAGATACCTCCTTACAGCATGCCAGGCCCACCCCATTTTTCATGGACCCCATCTACAGGTATTGTTATTCCCAGTAGCTTACTTAGCCttaattcaagtcactaatgcaATTTTACATAATGTGTGAACACTACAACAAAATGCTGTTACACATTGTATTATGCAAGAGCGTGAAAATGTTCATACTTCAAAAACTATTCTGGTGTCATTTACTATGATACAATCGCTAATTGTAATTTTCTGTAATACTGAATATAAGTGTACCAATATTTGCTGCTGTGTATGCGTTAAGAGCTGATAGAAATCTACTATTAGCAGGGTTGAGAAGAGGAGAATGAGCGATCCGTTTGAGACTCTGAAAGACAAGTACATGCGGCCAGCTCCAGGCTTTCTCTTCCATCCACAGGTAGGTTTTGATTGTGTCATCCACACACATTGGGACAACTTTGGGCACTTACAGGGCATATGATAAAGTGGCAACTGTACAGTTTTACCTATCTAGTGTTTATCTTAGATGCCTATATTGTCCGTATACAACAGCCCCATTTTTTAATGGGTACTTCTTGGTCAGTCCTGCCCATTTCAGTTCACAATGGCTGTGATTTTATGATTCGTGTCATCTTACCTTGATGACATCACTGTTACAAGTTCAGTTAGCTTCTTATAGAAGCCACAGATGTAACAGCAGCATGGTGTCAAACCAGTCAAAATATATTATGATTCTTTCTATGAGGAGCTCTTATTCAGAATGGTTGTCCCAGGCTGACTAGACCGGATTAATGAGGATTAGTATGTGGCTCCAGCCTTATCCAAGCTACTGCCTGTTAAGCCTGTAGTTGGCTATCTGAAACAGATGTGGCAGAAAGAAAGGGCACCCCATGACACGTCTTCACATAACGTGTCTTTGATTGCAATATAAAAAACGATATGCTCTTTAAGCAAGGATTTCTGCCCCCGGGTTCTCTGTGCCAGTATTTCCATTGTGAGACTCCATTTATATTTGCGGCGTGCACGCGGACGTATGTGTGTCTAATACGTGTTCCATTGACGTGCATTTGTTCAGTCTTCTCTCGTGGGTGAGAACGGTCCATCGGAAAGTGAAAACACCACTTTCTCAGgcatatgattttttttcttcttttctggtCGTTTCAGGTCTGGTTTTTACAGGCTGTTTCATTCGTCTGATTTATGTCCCCTGTCCAGGCTGCTGCATGGGCCTAGGCTGCAGCAGCCACATGGCCGTCCAACACGCCTTAATGAGGTGTCCTATCAGTAGAAACACTAACAGAGTGCTTAGGCCATCTTTATGACTTTATGATGCCTGGACACACAAATCATTCCCAGAAACACCAGACTTGGGTAGGTCTAAGCCAGACAAAGCTAGGGGCCCTTCTGTGTACTTTTGAGGGGGTTTGTTTTCAGTCACCTGACTCACTATAGAGCcataaatccaaaaaaagagGTTGCAAAGCTGAGGGGACTAGAACTTTTTTCAACCTTTAGTgatttggctttttattttctggcaGGAAATTTTACTGCTAAGCAATACTGGCTTAGATTACATActaaaattgtatttgtaaCCTTCTATAATGAGCTTATTGAACACCAGGAAGTGTTGGGAACTATTACAGCCTCCCATAATTCCAGCGCCATAACTCTGCAGATAGGCAGCTCGTTGCTCATTCAAAGTTAATGACAGCGAGACCCATCATCCCTTCTATACCCAAGTGTGTCTGATCAAAAGCTGTTGATTCATGCGTCACTTCCTGGTTCTGActgctttctcttctccttctgttcCGCCCCTCAGTTTCGTTTGCCAGATCAGAGAACTTGGGTAAGTTCCTCTTTAACCTACAGTACTGCCATGTGTCTGTACCTCTACCAAACAGACCCCATCCCCTAATTAATGCACGGGCTGCATAAATCACCAGGCATTCGCATAGCTTTAACCAATCACCATCATGTACCTACTGGGTTTCTGTCCCTTTACGTGTTATTTGTAAGAAATTGAATATGAACATTTATATCGAACATCATATTATACTATATTGTAGTAATTTATCTTGAGTATTTGAGCCTTGCTTTTTGATCTGTTTACATCTCTTCATCTATAAAATATCCCCTTGCTGATTCACATGAAAGGGTTCAAGCGGGGATTTCCATCCAAGCTACACCCTGTCTGTCCGCCAGCTCTGAATATATGTTTGCTTATTTGGAGAATGAAGTAGGGCTCTTGCAAATGGGCTGGAGGAGATGAGTGGAAGGTGGGGTGGAGGGTGGTGTTTAGGGGGGCTGCTTTACATCAGCGCAAGGGTAACAGTCTCTTTGGGACATTGGCGGGGGGTTGGGGGGTTAGTTCCTCCCTCCAAACATCTGGTTCCCGATTAAGATCAACAATTGAGAATGCATCTCACTAATTAAGGCCCTCACAGCATCACTGACATCTGGAGATAGCCAATCAACTGCTAGTCCCAGAGCGACGCTACAGCAACAAGCAAGTTCACAGACGCTCACACACTGCCTGGGGGGGGGTGTGTTTGGATGTGcatatgggtgtgtgtgagttggtTTTGGGGGGTCTTCTATACAAAGGAGATGGGGGAGTTATAAACCCTTTGAAAAATCactttagagcaaaatgtggAGCCTTTTATCCTCCTGTGTTTTAAGTGGAACATTTCGCACACATGGCATTGTCAGACAGTGGCCTAATGAACCTGACTCACCATCCATTAAAACAGCTCAATGGCTGAAAGTTTTTGAAGTGTAATCTGTGGCGGAGTGATGGTTACCAGTTTCAGTAATTAATATATCTAATCCATTGAATTGGATATGTGAATCATCTACTGCTCACCTACAAACAAAGCATTTGACTGGTATAGAGAAACTGACAAaactctttttatttgtttttggagcattttaacagcaaaatgtgaCGCTACATAATAAAAGATTACACTGGTTATTTTGTCTTCTTAAACAATTGTGGACAATGCAACAGTGAGTTAAAAAATAGttccaaacacagaaaaataataatatatcagtatCTATTTTATATCATGTACAAAGCTCAATTGTTCACTTATGCAGGatactttttaagaaaaagataTTAACTCTTGAATTTGCCAAAGCACCATACCAACGTTAAGTGCATAGTATATAGTACAATGACATTGTATCTCGCTACATGCAgccagaaaaaatatattttttataactaTGCCTTTAATTTAAACGATACAGATGCAAGGGTTTACCAGAGGTGTGAGATTAAACTCTTAATAGAGTGCAGAAGCATGAGTGGCTTAAGGTGGGATCAGAATTCCCTGGTAGATGGAGCCGGGATGGAGTAGTTTCAGCCTTAGAAAGTGTCTTATCGGACAGGCTTGACATGGCCGACAGCTTTAGGGTCCCTAATGTTCCCATGAGTTATGCGTTCTCATTGAGCAAGGCAGACAAACTGAGTATCCACTCCAGTGCCTGAAAAGACCCCAATGAAATACACAGTGCACAttcaaaagaaatatgaaaGCATTTCACCTCCCTCTTCCCCGCAACCCCTTTCAATCTGTCTTTCAATCCattcccctcctttctctcgctctgttctctccctctcccttgcCTTTGATTCATGGCATGCAGCATTGGCATATTCATAATCAAACGGACCTGACACTCCACATCCTCCCTCAGTGGGAACGTCGACGGCTGCGGCAGGAACTTTACACTCGGCCGTCACTCCTAATCAGCTGCTCCCAACACTAGGCTCAACCACCGTCTATCAGCTCTTCTCTCTCCggactttctttctttctttctttctttatttctttatttctttcctccCAATCTTCTCCCCTATCGTCTAGTCCTTCATCATGCTCCTTCTCTgattctcttcctctccttctttcccctCGGTCTGCTCCATCTTGGCATGAAGCCTGAGAGTGACAGGGGGTGAAAGCAGGAGATGGAATGTCAGCGTCGGAGCAGTGCTCTCGTGGAGGACCCGAATCACCATTGATTTGTTGCTTTAtcaaaataagaataagaaacaGGCTGAAAATTCAATACACGCAAATAATGCAAATTTGTGTGGCCCCTTTAAAAAAcgacgggaaaaaaaaaactcctgtgtgtgtgtgagatgggcTGACAGGCCCTGCGGCCTACTGGGACCCCCTCACCCCCgcccctccctttcctcctccctctagTTCTCCCTTCACTCCCTCTCCAGCCCCCGCTCCTCCCCCATCCCACCCCTCTCAGCAGAGCGATATCATTATTACCCGTGTCTGGCCCTTGATCAGTAATGTCAACATCTTTCATATTGACGAATGTGCTGTCTGGCCACATTGTGCACAGAATGGTTTACAGCCCAGCAGTGGACATGAATCACtcctctgccacacacacacacacacacacacaaacacacacacaaacacacacggacatgTATCTGacaacacacagatgcacactaAGCGCGTACTATCACGCTTACATACAATACTCAGGCGTATAAGCACAAACattcgacacacacacacacacacactcacatgtacaAATGCATTACAAATCCATTCTTttcttacacacatacatatatttgcTCTTTCACACACATCATTGGTAATTAATCAACTATGGCCACCATGCAGCACCTAGCTTCTAATTcatatacatacgcacacacagaccaacTGACAAGTACACATATGTCCTCGGAGAGTATCTGATGAAAGCAAACGTTCAGCTTCATTAGTAGATTGGCTGCAGTCCTTAATCctatatgtgtgcgtgtgtgtgtttgtgtttttgtgtgtgtttatgtatctactgtgcatgcatgtatgtatttgtaaaaGAACAAGAGTTGAATGAAATACACATAAAATGTTTCACACCAGCTTTCCACTGACCATGAATGGGAGaatactgttttttgtttaataacaAAGTTATGAATCAGTATCACATGTACTTGTCATACACATATACCAGGGATTTGACCTTGTGATGCATGAATCATTAATGAACATCATAATAAGAATTCATACAATACCTGTTTCGCTTCATTTCACCTGGTATAATGCCTGTAAACAAGGCTGTAAACAAGATATGGACAAATCTGTATAGAAAGTATCAATTATATTTTCAGTAAGAAGCCTTTAACAGTAAATTGGATTCAAATCTATTTCTGCTTAATGTAAAGACATCcaccacaaatgtaaaaatgtatggtTAATGTATTAAAtctaaattattcattttgctTTTCGCATTTGACCGCATCCTGCAATCAGAAACAAGTATACAACGATATCCTTCAGCATAATTGCATTGCTATCTACAGTATCGAAGCTGTGAAAATAACCATTCAGTTATTTTGAACAAGTGAAAAGGCACAGCTAAAGATAATAtcttttatttctgatgtaAATCAATTTggtccagattttttttttttttttgttaacacaAGTGACATGATGATGAAAAGTGATGCATCTTTCAGAACTTATAAAACTCCATGTAAACATCAGTTTCTTTGCTTTGCATGTTGGACTTTGCGATGTTAAATGAGCATTCGATAAGTTTTTAAGCACAACACTAACCCCTCACTctgtccttcctctcttctgtctcctcagaTGTCAGCCATCGAGAACATGGCAGAGAAGCTGGAGACATTTGGCTCCTTGAAGCCAGAGTCTGGTGACCTGCTGCGCTCCGTCCCCTCCATGTTTGATTTTCGAGCCCCGCCCTCTGCACTCCCAGAGACGCTGCTGCGCAAGGGCAAGGAGCGCTACACATGCAGGTAACTACAGCAGCTGGTTTGgcatgtattatttttaatttttaactttcattttggtcatgaatttcttttttttttccttttgcgGAATGCTTTCATGTTAGTCTCTTCTAAGACTGTTGGGTGTTTTTgtgggtatttttattttttatgtagcCATGTGCTACTTGATGAGTTACAGTCAAAGTTCCTGTgttttttgaatattaaataataCTCAAGTAGCTAAACCAtacttaaaaatgattttttattcttttatagATATTGCGGGAAAATATTCCCGCGCTCTGCCAACCTGACCCGCCACCTCAGGACTCATACAGGGGAGCAACCATATAGGTAAGACTAATTCTACAAGTCTGCAGAGCCACgttcacacacactttctcttgGAGCTGTGTGCTATGTTGAAGTggcgtgtgtgggtgttttgAGTTTGGGTTTGTGTCACTGGGATACAAACTCAAGGGAGAAGATTGTCCAACAGAAACATGTCGGCTGAGTatcatcctcctctctcaccttcTGCCAGCAATCCCCCCCAGCTATCCTCCTCACTCCCAGGAATACACACAGTACAATACTAGACAGGCACATTATTGTTTAGTCGATCAAATTTGCACAATGGCGCATTAAGAAGAACTCCTTTTCTCCCCCCACCAATATGAGCGAAAGCagcaaacacactttcacacaacCTATTCTCAAGCacactgaaagacagagagacacagctCATTTGTTAACAGCGTATGGATGTTTTCCCAGGGAACTCTTGTCCACAGTTAGAACAGAgtttatgtatgttttcttttgccGAAAAGGCCTGGAATAATTATCCTACTGCTAAATAATTTGCCTGATGAAAAATGGTGTCCGTCGCCTTGGTGacaggatggggggggggttgaagcTGGGCTGGtaaaagagcagagcagaggggaaGGGAGGAAGTTCAGAGAAAAATTGAGGAGATGAGGAGCGCGGGCAGACGTCCAGGCCCGGCAGCTGTGGTCGTTTCTCTTGTGCGTATGAGGCCAGACTCATAGTCATCTGCAAGCCTGCTGGTTACTTGCCACACAAAGTGAGGCTTTCTTGCCAGCTAAAAAGGTTATCAAAAGAtaaagttctttttttattttttttcaagaatcatagtaataataatagtaatcaaagcaattttgttttgtgtaggGAAACTTTGGTAATCGTTAACAAAGTCTACCTCTTCAACCTCTATACAGTGTCAACACTGCAGAGGTTTCCAGGTGCTGCTGAGGTAGAAGTAACAATGCAGCAGCAGTTCGGTACACATGTAAAAATTATTCATGCACATTTACTACATTTGGATAATGAGTAAGCCCCGGTTAGCCCTGCTCGGCTTTGTAGTTACTAAGGTAGAGGAATGTCGGCCCTAAGCTTGAGGAGGC is a window encoding:
- the mecom gene encoding histone-lysine N-methyltransferase MECOM isoform X5 — translated: MRSKGRARKLATSDGDDEFALYSSDILDDVCGSDGDPTPSSALAEDPGTPPLSDDEASPQDPLSFQHPSIFLSQEDLTIPLDFELRESAVPGGGRGIWSRRKVNVGERFGPYEGEHRPCLQDPTQGWEILDGSGHVKFCVDASKPDIRSWLKHIQFAPSARQHNLTACQIDDQIFYKVTREIFPGEELLLFMKAEEYSCDSMAPDIHEERQYRCEDCDQHFESRNQLLDHQKQPCGTPPSSFLNPGGDSDLKAQEAQDLGALHMSHGLHECKECDQVFPDVQSLEAHVLSHSEEREYKCDQCPKAFNWKSNLIRHQMSHDSGKHYECENCSKQVFTDPSNLQRHIRSQHVGARAHACSDCGKTFATSSGLKQHKHIHSSVKPFMCEVCHKSYTQFSNLCRHKRMHADCRTQIKCKDCGQMFSTTSSLNKHRRFCEGKNHFTAGGLFAQGMPLPGAPGLDKSALAMGHSSAGLADYFGASRHHGGLTFPAAPAFPFSFPGLFPSGLYHRPPLIPATTSPVRQPTHAPVAGPGAELSKSPLLPPSPSTQESRELLKALRKDGGSPGSQMQGSELHTQSSSSSAKKRNKQSDQSESSDLDDVSTPSGSDLESTSGSELESDMDSERERGAARENGKGPKRKASEGGPQSPSLTGSSAAKDFPGPSLIPASLDEHTAVTGAVNDSIKAIASIAEKYFGSTGLAGLQDKKVGSLPYPSMFPLPFFPAFSPPVYPFPDRNLRPPGLKGEPQSPADDCKKAQGKSSSESPFDLTTKRKEEKSAPFAPSKPGASHSVGQDQPLDLSLGTRDRGRNPREEETKKNRGYEEEKGVVEIPKADTSLQHARPTPFFMDPIYRVEKRRMSDPFETLKDKYMRPAPGFLFHPQFRLPDQRTWMSAIENMAEKLETFGSLKPESGDLLRSVPSMFDFRAPPSALPETLLRKGKERYTCRYCGKIFPRSANLTRHLRTHTGEQPYRCKYCDRSFSISSNLQRHIRNIHNKEKPFKCHLCDRCFGQQTNLDRHLKKHENGNLSGTAMSSPQSELDSSSAILDDKEDSYFNEIRNFISNTGQNQTSPDPSEEGLNGGPFEEEKPLLASHGTRDLEDEEAEELGADEEEGEEPSNIPGKPEHEVLPRNLSDEIMQDEIDFTGPNDLNLNCKTSPRGYKDEEEQSGYSALDHIRHFSDMRKLEESELSDGDGDEDDGSFGSPSLTEAVKQPLFRKSKSQAYAMMLSLAEKDSLHPATHSPASMWHSLARAAAESSAIQSLSHV